The genomic DNA TCGATCCGCACCGTTATCCCGGCCATATCGCATTGGCTGCGCTGGAACAGGAACTGCTCGGCGCGGCCTATGGCATACGCGAGCCGCAGGTCGCCGCGGCCAAGCTCAACTGGTGGGCGGAAGAGCTGTCCGGTGCGGCATCAAGCGGTGGCCGGCATCCGCTGACCCAGGTGCTGTTCGACGACGAGCGCGCGCATGCCTTGCCGGGCGAGCGCTGGCTGGCACCCGTGCTTGCCGCCATGGCTCAGCTGGAAGAGGGCACGGCGGCCGATTTTTCGTCGCAAGTTGCCGCAGCATCGCAGCTGCATGGCGCCTGGGCGCAACTGGAGAACGCCTGGTGGTTCGGCCAGGGCGCATCGGCCGAGCGAGCCGCGCAGCTCGCGACCTTGTCGCATCTGCTGCACGGCCTGCTGCGCCTCGAAGAGGATGCCGAGCGCGATCGTCTTCCCTTGCCGATGGCCCGTCTCGCCCGCTTCGGTCTCAGTCGCACCCAACTGCGGCAGGCCAGTGAGGAGCGCGAAGCGGCGATTCGTGCTCAATTGGATGATTTGAAGCGTGCCTGGGCTGATGCGAACAAGCTCGCCGGCCCGATCAGCGTATTTCGTCGCCTGGAGTCGGAGCAAAATCGTGCTTCGGTCCAGCGTGCGGCCAAGGCCCCCGATCCGCTCGCCGTCTTGCGGCAGCGCCAGCAGCAGCGCGGCCCGGGTGTGGCCTGGCGCGCCTGGCTCGCCGCGAGGGCCTGGCACCGCCAGGTTGGCGACTGAGCGGACGCAGC from Dyella sp. GSA-30 includes the following:
- a CDS encoding squalene/phytoene synthase family protein, which codes for MNTAAVTGENTALDSYIDKWLSVQPQQRIALAFVDPHRYPGHIALAALEQELLGAAYGIREPQVAAAKLNWWAEELSGAASSGGRHPLTQVLFDDERAHALPGERWLAPVLAAMAQLEEGTAADFSSQVAAASQLHGAWAQLENAWWFGQGASAERAAQLATLSHLLHGLLRLEEDAERDRLPLPMARLARFGLSRTQLRQASEEREAAIRAQLDDLKRAWADANKLAGPISVFRRLESEQNRASVQRAAKAPDPLAVLRQRQQQRGPGVAWRAWLAARAWHRQVGD